The following are encoded in a window of Paludisphaera rhizosphaerae genomic DNA:
- a CDS encoding CPBP family intramembrane glutamic endopeptidase produces MSDSGSFPDPEIDAPGHDAIMTLAVFAEGGLAPASLLLGWLLGHAPLKRFGWDFHAGATGALLGVPLAFLLVASLRWRFAPFIWLRRLFDDEFVPLLANSTWDDLALIAVATGVGQEMMFRGVFQQTLMDLCGDAWGVVLASFLFAVLHPVSISYALLTLVVGLYLGTVYAVSGNLLASITCNIAYVFIFMSCLLRPGDPNRPRTNPIIAIEDDRSIDDPNAR; encoded by the coding sequence TTGAGCGATTCGGGAAGTTTCCCGGACCCAGAGATCGACGCGCCGGGCCATGACGCGATTATGACCCTGGCCGTATTCGCCGAGGGAGGCCTCGCGCCGGCGTCGCTCCTGCTCGGTTGGCTGCTCGGCCACGCCCCCTTGAAGCGGTTCGGCTGGGACTTCCACGCCGGAGCGACCGGCGCGCTCCTTGGGGTTCCGCTGGCCTTTCTGCTCGTCGCCTCCCTCCGGTGGCGGTTCGCTCCGTTCATCTGGCTGCGGCGGCTCTTCGACGACGAATTCGTGCCGCTGCTGGCCAACAGCACCTGGGACGACCTGGCGCTCATCGCCGTGGCGACCGGCGTGGGTCAGGAGATGATGTTTCGAGGCGTCTTCCAGCAGACTCTCATGGATCTTTGCGGAGACGCCTGGGGCGTCGTCCTCGCCAGCTTCCTTTTCGCCGTCCTCCACCCGGTCTCCATCTCTTACGCCCTGCTCACTCTTGTGGTGGGTCTTTATCTGGGGACGGTCTACGCGGTCAGTGGAAACCTGCTGGCGTCGATCACCTGCAATATCGCGTACGTTTTCATCTTCATGAGTTGCCTGCTGCGTCCCGGCGATCCGAACCGGCCGCGCACGAATCCCATCATCGCGATCGAGGACGATCGATCGATCGACGACCCGAACGCACGATGA
- a CDS encoding DUF6263 family protein: MSHPSPTPRRRALATALGLAAILATAPAALADAPLRWKFTKGETIRYTLVQKTDTRMKAGDKEAGQTIQQASDVRWTVDDVSPEGVAQMTQANERIKIKMEVAGQPPFEFDSAEPDKAQEGPIAAQLSSMFKAVAGLQYTFKMDPRGRIDSVSIPQKSLDSLKQSFTGPMATLFSEESVKKMITQSILIFPEEAIADGKGWSEESKLPLAQFATVVTDKTYTVVGPEANAPGRVKIALDAKMKLEDLQNPQLQVEIKEQKSDGSYAFDKEKGRLDSSHVKIKMVQLITVGGNQLEQTIENTMDMTIGNEPAPK, from the coding sequence ATGTCGCACCCGTCCCCCACGCCCCGACGTCGCGCCCTCGCAACCGCCCTGGGGCTGGCCGCGATCCTCGCGACCGCGCCGGCGGCCCTCGCCGACGCTCCCCTCCGCTGGAAGTTCACGAAGGGTGAGACCATCCGGTACACCCTGGTTCAGAAGACCGACACCAGGATGAAGGCCGGCGACAAAGAGGCGGGTCAGACGATCCAGCAGGCCAGCGACGTCCGCTGGACGGTCGACGACGTCTCCCCCGAGGGCGTCGCCCAGATGACCCAGGCCAACGAACGCATCAAGATCAAGATGGAGGTGGCCGGCCAGCCTCCGTTCGAGTTCGACAGCGCTGAGCCGGACAAGGCTCAGGAAGGCCCCATCGCCGCCCAGCTTAGCTCCATGTTCAAGGCCGTGGCCGGCCTCCAATACACCTTCAAGATGGATCCCCGGGGCCGCATCGACTCCGTCTCGATCCCCCAGAAGTCGCTCGACAGTCTGAAGCAGAGTTTCACCGGGCCGATGGCCACCCTCTTCTCGGAGGAATCGGTGAAGAAGATGATCACCCAGTCGATCCTGATCTTCCCCGAGGAGGCCATCGCCGACGGCAAGGGCTGGAGCGAGGAGTCCAAGCTCCCGCTCGCCCAGTTCGCGACCGTCGTCACCGACAAGACCTACACCGTCGTCGGCCCCGAGGCCAATGCGCCCGGACGGGTCAAGATCGCCCTCGACGCCAAGATGAAGCTTGAGGACCTTCAGAACCCCCAGCTTCAGGTGGAGATCAAGGAGCAGAAGAGCGACGGCTCGTACGCTTTCGACAAGGAGAAGGGCCGGCTCGACAGCTCTCACGTCAAAATCAAGATGGTCCAGCTGATCACGGTCGGCGGAAATCAGCTCGAACAGACCATTGAGAACACGATGGACATGACGATCGGGAACGAGCCCGCCCCCAAGTGA
- a CDS encoding DUF1559 domain-containing protein — MKVRRAFTLIELLVVIAIIAVLIALLLPAVQAAREAARRMQCVNNMKQIGLAMHNYASTYDTFPPVATLMTTQAAATSPDQGPSFLLRAANNIEGGLLFNAFNWLISPVWGGSDYINSTVRNAVVNTFLCPSEASGNVWPAGTNYAASYGPQWHWNTPQSGPFSYSTASSFASFTDGMSNTVAVLEVVRGDLSPALYRGDVYDNQSGTPPSTVTFFESIPQLDSYAAACAAMKQADTGGAAYSGNASSVSRQWGAAHAYWANGRVEVGATSNMALTPNSTLPDCASFTITNLGPASAGMYGPRSFHPGGVNTLFGDGSVRFVKDSISRITWWSIGSKNGGEVVSSDAF; from the coding sequence ATGAAAGTGCGTCGCGCTTTCACGTTGATTGAGCTACTGGTGGTGATCGCTATTATCGCGGTGCTGATCGCGCTGCTGCTCCCCGCCGTGCAGGCGGCTCGCGAAGCGGCCCGACGGATGCAGTGCGTCAACAACATGAAGCAGATCGGGCTGGCGATGCACAACTACGCCAGCACCTACGACACGTTTCCACCCGTGGCGACCCTGATGACCACGCAAGCGGCGGCGACCAGCCCCGACCAGGGGCCGAGTTTCCTGCTCCGGGCTGCTAACAACATCGAAGGGGGGCTCCTCTTCAATGCCTTCAACTGGTTGATCTCCCCGGTCTGGGGCGGCAGCGACTACATCAACTCGACGGTGCGGAACGCGGTCGTGAACACGTTCCTCTGCCCGAGCGAGGCGTCAGGCAACGTCTGGCCGGCCGGGACGAACTACGCGGCGAGCTACGGCCCTCAGTGGCACTGGAACACGCCCCAGTCCGGGCCGTTCTCGTACTCGACGGCTTCCTCGTTCGCCTCGTTCACCGACGGCATGAGCAACACCGTGGCCGTCCTGGAGGTCGTCCGCGGCGACCTTTCTCCGGCTCTCTACCGGGGCGACGTCTACGACAACCAGTCCGGAACGCCCCCCAGCACCGTGACCTTCTTCGAGAGCATCCCGCAGCTCGACAGCTACGCCGCCGCCTGCGCGGCGATGAAGCAGGCCGACACCGGCGGCGCGGCGTACAGCGGAAACGCCAGTTCGGTGTCGCGACAGTGGGGAGCCGCCCACGCCTACTGGGCCAACGGCCGTGTCGAGGTCGGTGCCACCAGCAACATGGCGCTCACGCCGAACTCAACCCTCCCCGACTGCGCGAGCTTCACCATCACCAACCTCGGCCCCGCCAGCGCGGGGATGTACGGCCCCCGGAGCTTCCACCCCGGAGGCGTCAACACCCTCTTCGGCGACGGCTCGGTCCGCTTCGTCAAGGACTCGATCAGCCGGATCACCTGGTGGTCGATCGGCTCCAAGAACGGCGGCGAGGTCGTCAGCTCCGACGCCTTCTAG
- a CDS encoding sigma 54-interacting transcriptional regulator: MPGRDSSWINGGSRPKRAQGWGWLRERWAGLRLFYAICSVGVLAYSAMVLFQVAWMGTIGVRCMFGTEIEDNVTPRFHWVDGQGNDVRPKRGDQLISVDGRELGQGDYAGYISAMRDLNSRVGDKVPVRWREAGSDVEHEATAEVRYMPTGSYLWSLVWFLQEMLIFVVGAMVFWRRPTDDSARLFFMLCIVTVGAFMGGYHWTEIVGRPSLIYPFVFFALLVPTVNLHFYLVFPRPNPLLLLHRRWVLGVLYGVPGAFLAALWGSMYASRWLRLRDASSESSTALQLIRILALSYVWVAAFFFGLCFLCLVFSFRRARNRGERNQVKWILLATVASSVLIGYLMVQTLIDPSNLGRDSAAWPMFLVSLFYTIAHAFSITRYKLLQVEEIVNRSVAYFVFSVTAGLIYSALLLVSGKLIGDRLTALGTSWGAVVATVSVIVVLLVSEVVRGRFQRVLDRRFFREKYKFDQAMQKMRLAVGSLVDRQTLGKRLLEGTAEVLRLEWGALYLEGDEGRFELAASHGPAPDESVLEADDPLAMRLRETPSVRQSHSPTSGGAHDPAADSMIRLGGEAACGVGGDGKLAGVLVLGPKRSGTAYEDEEMAFLGALSSVSAMALHSADIQETLETLNHELRDKVEKIAEQQRRILILQDQLRDRAEREAGGLPSVRDGFAKESPGVAEAIGRIKGSGPQARRMIEMARKVAASSSAVLIRGESGTGKELLAAAVHAASPRAGRPFVKVHCAALSQSLLESELFGHVKGAFTGADRDRVGRFEQADGGTLFLDEIGDINGEVQTKLLRVLQETTFERVGSSQPIHVDVRIVAATHQDLESLIREGRFREDLFYRLNVIPLTAPPLRDRREDVLELAMHFMDVYAAKAGKVLTYLEPEAVEALLAYDWPGNIRELENAIERAVVLADGPSLTAGDLPPEVRQPTRRRYKPRASAMVAAPRAAASGAAAAATSAPTIGEGGEWTAGFAQYERQRLVEAMERADGNKSVAARLLGMPRGTFYSKLKKHGLA, from the coding sequence ATGCCAGGACGCGACTCGTCATGGATCAACGGTGGGAGTCGACCCAAGCGCGCTCAGGGGTGGGGGTGGCTGCGAGAGCGCTGGGCGGGACTCCGGCTTTTCTACGCAATCTGCTCAGTGGGCGTGTTGGCGTATTCCGCGATGGTTCTTTTCCAGGTGGCCTGGATGGGGACCATCGGCGTGCGCTGCATGTTCGGGACCGAGATCGAAGACAATGTCACCCCCCGGTTCCACTGGGTCGACGGTCAGGGGAACGATGTCCGCCCGAAACGAGGCGACCAGCTCATCTCGGTTGACGGCCGGGAGTTGGGGCAGGGGGACTATGCCGGTTACATCTCGGCGATGCGGGATCTGAACAGCCGGGTCGGCGACAAGGTGCCGGTGCGCTGGAGGGAAGCCGGATCTGACGTTGAACATGAGGCGACCGCCGAGGTCCGTTACATGCCCACGGGTTCCTACCTGTGGTCGCTGGTTTGGTTCCTCCAGGAGATGCTGATCTTCGTGGTTGGAGCGATGGTCTTCTGGCGGCGCCCCACGGACGACTCGGCGCGGTTGTTCTTCATGCTTTGCATCGTGACGGTCGGGGCCTTCATGGGGGGCTACCACTGGACGGAGATCGTCGGCCGGCCATCGCTGATCTACCCGTTCGTCTTCTTCGCCCTGCTGGTGCCGACGGTCAACCTGCACTTCTACCTGGTCTTCCCACGGCCGAATCCGCTCCTCCTGCTGCATCGGCGATGGGTTCTGGGGGTGCTCTACGGGGTTCCCGGCGCGTTCCTGGCGGCGCTCTGGGGGAGCATGTATGCGTCGCGATGGCTCAGGCTGAGAGACGCTTCCTCGGAAAGCTCAACGGCCTTGCAGCTGATCCGAATCCTCGCGCTCAGCTACGTCTGGGTCGCCGCCTTTTTCTTCGGGCTCTGCTTTCTGTGTCTCGTGTTCAGCTTCCGCCGGGCGCGGAATCGAGGCGAGCGAAACCAGGTGAAGTGGATCCTGCTGGCGACGGTGGCCTCGTCGGTCCTGATCGGCTACCTGATGGTTCAGACCCTGATCGACCCGTCGAATCTCGGCCGCGACAGCGCGGCCTGGCCGATGTTCCTGGTCTCGCTCTTCTACACGATCGCCCACGCCTTCAGCATCACGCGGTACAAGCTGTTGCAGGTGGAGGAGATCGTCAACCGGAGCGTGGCCTACTTCGTCTTCAGCGTGACGGCGGGGCTGATCTACTCGGCGCTCCTGCTGGTCAGCGGCAAGCTGATCGGCGACCGGCTCACGGCGCTGGGGACCTCGTGGGGGGCGGTTGTCGCGACGGTCTCCGTGATCGTCGTGCTGCTGGTGTCTGAGGTCGTCCGAGGGCGGTTTCAGCGGGTGCTCGACCGTCGGTTCTTCCGAGAGAAGTACAAGTTCGACCAGGCGATGCAGAAGATGCGACTGGCCGTCGGCAGCCTGGTGGACCGCCAGACCCTGGGCAAGCGGCTGCTCGAAGGGACCGCCGAAGTCCTCCGGCTGGAGTGGGGAGCGCTCTATCTCGAGGGCGATGAGGGCCGATTCGAGTTGGCGGCGAGCCATGGGCCGGCCCCTGACGAGTCCGTTCTGGAGGCCGACGACCCGCTGGCGATGCGGCTGAGGGAGACGCCCTCGGTCCGCCAGTCGCACTCTCCGACCTCGGGAGGCGCGCACGATCCGGCGGCCGACTCGATGATTCGCCTGGGGGGCGAGGCCGCCTGCGGAGTCGGCGGCGACGGCAAGCTCGCCGGCGTGCTGGTGCTGGGCCCCAAGCGCAGCGGGACGGCCTACGAGGACGAGGAGATGGCGTTCCTGGGCGCCCTCAGCTCGGTTTCGGCCATGGCGCTGCACTCGGCCGACATCCAGGAGACGCTGGAGACCCTGAACCACGAGCTGCGCGACAAGGTCGAGAAGATCGCCGAACAGCAGCGGCGGATCCTGATCCTTCAGGACCAGCTTCGCGATCGAGCCGAGCGTGAAGCGGGGGGCCTGCCTTCGGTCCGGGACGGGTTTGCCAAGGAATCGCCGGGCGTCGCCGAGGCGATTGGTCGGATCAAGGGGTCAGGTCCGCAGGCGAGACGGATGATCGAGATGGCCCGCAAGGTCGCGGCCAGTTCCTCGGCCGTGTTGATCCGGGGCGAGAGCGGCACCGGGAAGGAGCTTCTAGCCGCCGCCGTCCACGCCGCCAGCCCCCGGGCCGGTCGACCGTTCGTCAAGGTGCACTGCGCTGCACTTTCGCAGAGCCTGCTGGAAAGCGAGTTGTTCGGCCACGTCAAAGGGGCGTTCACAGGGGCCGACCGCGACCGCGTCGGCCGGTTCGAGCAAGCCGACGGCGGCACGCTGTTCCTCGACGAGATCGGCGACATCAACGGGGAAGTCCAGACCAAGCTGCTGCGAGTGCTGCAGGAGACGACGTTCGAGCGCGTGGGGAGCTCCCAGCCGATTCACGTCGACGTCCGGATCGTGGCGGCGACTCACCAGGACCTGGAATCGTTGATCCGCGAGGGCCGATTCCGCGAGGACCTGTTCTATCGCCTGAACGTCATCCCGCTCACCGCGCCTCCGCTTCGCGATCGTCGCGAGGACGTCCTGGAGTTGGCGATGCACTTCATGGACGTCTACGCCGCCAAGGCGGGGAAGGTGCTGACGTACCTGGAGCCCGAGGCCGTCGAAGCGCTTCTGGCCTACGACTGGCCGGGGAACATCCGCGAGTTGGAAAACGCCATCGAACGGGCCGTCGTGCTGGCGGACGGTCCTTCACTGACGGCCGGCGACCTGCCGCCCGAGGTGCGTCAGCCGACGCGGCGTCGGTACAAGCCGCGGGCCTCGGCGATGGTCGCGGCTCCTCGCGCGGCGGCGTCGGGCGCGGCCGCGGCGGCGACGTCCGCCCCTACGATCGGGGAAGGAGGCGAATGGACCGCCGGCTTCGCCCAGTACGAGCGTCAGCGGTTGGTGGAGGCGATGGAACGGGCGGACGGCAACAAGAGCGTCGCCGCCCGCCTGCTGGGAATGCCCCGGGGAACCTTCTACAGCAAGCTCAAGAAACACGGCCTGGCGTAG
- a CDS encoding trypsin-like peptidase domain-containing protein, which translates to MERPLGLPGPRAGVALMAVVLALTAATAKASDPSAVGVRRTAVVEAVAKTQACVVNISSEKKAASSSRWPFSPEENQRPRVNGMGSGVIVDGRGYILTNHHVVDRVQGVQVQLLDGTTYPARVLQFDPVMDLALIKVEPRTPLPAITIGTSSDLMIGEPVITIGNAFGYENTVSVGIVGALHRDVTLSDEQVYRNLIQTDAAINPGNSGGPLINIEGELIGINVAVRAGAQGIGFALPIDEVKRTAAEMLSTRRLAATWHGVSAAETVRNGRRVLVAADVQHGGPGESAGVRPGDELLQIGGMTVTNVVDVERAFLDARPGSATKVVVRRGGVETALAVDVRPVTQETALAAYEPNDPIWESIGLRTSPAATEDVSAVNPKLRGGLFIQAVLPGSPAAAAALQRGDILVGMNVGERNWETLRPDHIRHVLSQPEAVQTDSALLYVIRRNGGLQSRRISLADPRVKNITAQ; encoded by the coding sequence GTGGAACGCCCCCTGGGCTTGCCGGGCCCTCGGGCGGGCGTCGCCTTGATGGCGGTCGTTCTGGCTCTGACTGCGGCGACGGCGAAGGCGTCCGACCCGTCGGCGGTCGGCGTCCGACGGACGGCCGTGGTGGAGGCCGTGGCGAAGACGCAGGCCTGCGTGGTCAACATCTCCAGCGAGAAGAAGGCGGCGTCCAGCAGCCGCTGGCCTTTCTCGCCGGAGGAGAATCAAAGACCGCGGGTCAACGGCATGGGCTCGGGCGTCATCGTCGACGGCCGGGGCTACATCCTCACCAACCACCACGTGGTGGATAGGGTTCAGGGGGTGCAGGTCCAGCTTCTGGACGGCACGACGTACCCGGCCCGGGTCCTCCAGTTCGACCCGGTGATGGACCTGGCCCTGATCAAGGTGGAACCCCGGACCCCCCTGCCGGCGATCACGATTGGAACGTCGTCCGACCTGATGATCGGCGAGCCGGTGATCACCATCGGCAACGCGTTCGGCTATGAGAACACGGTGTCCGTCGGGATCGTGGGCGCCCTGCACCGCGACGTGACCCTGTCCGACGAGCAGGTCTACCGCAACCTGATCCAGACCGACGCCGCGATCAACCCCGGAAACTCTGGGGGGCCGCTGATCAACATCGAAGGCGAGTTGATCGGCATCAACGTGGCGGTGCGGGCCGGCGCTCAGGGGATCGGCTTCGCCCTCCCCATCGACGAGGTGAAGCGGACCGCCGCCGAGATGCTCAGCACGCGTCGGCTGGCGGCGACCTGGCACGGGGTTTCGGCGGCCGAGACGGTCCGCAACGGACGACGGGTTCTGGTGGCGGCCGACGTTCAGCACGGCGGGCCGGGCGAGTCGGCCGGCGTTCGGCCTGGCGACGAACTGCTGCAGATCGGCGGAATGACCGTCACCAACGTTGTGGACGTGGAGCGGGCGTTCCTCGACGCTCGGCCCGGCTCCGCGACGAAGGTCGTCGTCCGTCGCGGCGGCGTCGAGACCGCGCTGGCCGTGGACGTCCGGCCCGTGACCCAGGAGACGGCTCTGGCCGCCTATGAGCCGAACGATCCGATCTGGGAGTCGATCGGCCTGAGGACTTCGCCGGCGGCCACCGAGGACGTCTCCGCGGTCAACCCGAAGCTCCGCGGCGGCCTCTTCATCCAGGCCGTTCTGCCCGGCAGCCCCGCGGCCGCCGCCGCGTTGCAGCGGGGAGACATCCTGGTGGGGATGAACGTCGGCGAGCGGAACTGGGAGACCCTGCGGCCCGACCACATCCGACACGTCCTCAGCCAGCCCGAAGCCGTCCAGACCGACTCCGCCCTGCTCTACGTCATCCGACGCAACGGCGGCCTCCAGTCGCGACGGATCAGCCTGGCCGACCCCCGGGTCAAAAACATTACCGCCCAATAA
- a CDS encoding iron-containing alcohol dehydrogenase — protein sequence MIGPMLSSGIAPAIPAGTTALELPAPVRIGAGSARGLAAALAGLGVARPLIVTDAGLVAVGLVDAVRQPLDASELFAELSPDPTEADVSRAIERFRESGCDGLVGLGGGSAIETAKAIRRFVGGTPLVAVPTSAGPGVEALPTARIRSMETGCKRDVGGTPTLPSLTISDPSLTRSAPPALTAATGIDALSHCLEAYLAAGFHPFCDGAAIEGLRYIFRGFEAAVLDGSNAEARAAMTVGSLLGGAAARKGLGAAHALAFAVEVDAPGRHAPLVAILLPHVLRYNRQAAEPRMAELASRVGLGRAGDGPGHLITLVELLRSNAPLARKLGDLEGPSRDRIPEYARLALLDPDLASNPRECTQTSLEELLDRAW from the coding sequence GTGATCGGCCCCATGCTCTCGTCCGGGATCGCGCCTGCGATCCCTGCCGGGACGACGGCTCTCGAACTCCCCGCGCCCGTGAGGATCGGCGCCGGCTCGGCCCGAGGCCTGGCCGCTGCGCTGGCGGGGCTGGGGGTCGCCCGTCCCCTGATCGTCACCGATGCGGGGCTGGTCGCCGTCGGACTGGTCGACGCCGTCCGTCAGCCGCTCGACGCCTCCGAGCTGTTCGCCGAACTCTCCCCCGACCCGACGGAAGCGGATGTCTCGCGCGCCATCGAACGCTTCCGTGAAAGCGGCTGCGACGGCCTGGTGGGGCTGGGAGGCGGCTCAGCGATTGAGACCGCCAAGGCGATTCGGCGGTTCGTCGGCGGGACGCCGCTGGTGGCGGTTCCGACCTCGGCCGGCCCGGGGGTTGAGGCCCTGCCCACGGCCCGAATCCGCTCGATGGAAACCGGCTGCAAGCGCGACGTCGGGGGAACGCCCACGCTCCCCTCGCTGACGATCTCCGACCCCTCGCTCACTCGATCGGCCCCCCCTGCGCTGACGGCGGCGACGGGGATCGACGCCCTCTCGCATTGCCTGGAGGCCTACCTCGCCGCCGGGTTTCATCCGTTCTGCGACGGCGCGGCGATCGAGGGCCTGCGGTACATCTTCCGAGGCTTCGAGGCCGCCGTGCTCGACGGCTCGAATGCCGAGGCCCGCGCCGCGATGACCGTCGGATCGCTCCTGGGCGGCGCGGCAGCTCGGAAAGGACTGGGGGCGGCCCACGCCCTGGCTTTCGCCGTCGAGGTCGACGCCCCCGGTCGGCACGCGCCGCTGGTGGCGATCCTCCTCCCACACGTCCTGAGATACAACCGTCAGGCCGCCGAGCCCCGCATGGCCGAGCTGGCCTCGCGCGTCGGGCTGGGTCGGGCCGGCGACGGCCCCGGCCACCTCATCACGCTCGTGGAACTTCTTCGTTCCAACGCCCCCCTTGCACGTAAGCTCGGCGATCTGGAAGGCCCCTCACGCGACCGCATCCCCGAATACGCCCGCCTCGCCCTTCTCGACCCCGACCTCGCCTCCAACCCCCGCGAGTGCACCCAGACATCCCTCGAAGAGCTTCTCGATCGTGCCTGGTGA